Part of the Chitinivibrionia bacterium genome, AATTTGCTGAAATCGTAAACGACGAGCAAAAAGTGCAGACAGTGTCTGCACTTTTGAGTTGGTCGCACAATGTATTATTGCTTGATAAAGCAAAAACACAAGAAGAAAACTTGTGGTACGCGAAACAAACAATAGAGAATGATTGGTCTTTATCCGCTCTTGAACACCACGTAGAAACAAAGACATATCACCGCCAAGCAATCGCCGAAAAAACTACTAATTATGACAGATTGTTGCCGTCGCCATTTAGCGAATTAGCGCAAGAAACGCTTAAAAGTCCTTATATCTTTGACTTTGTCGAAAAGCGTAAAGGAATAATTGAACGCGAAATAGAAAACGAATTGGTCGCAAATGTTGCTAAAACTATTATGGAACTCGGCACGGGGTTTGCCTTTGTCGGCAATCAATATCATATTGAAGTCGGCAATAAGGATTATTATATTGACCTTTTATTCTACAATACTAAACTTCGATGTTTCGTGGTAATTGAATTAAAAAATACGGAATTTATGCCCGAATATGCAGGAAAACTTAATTTTTATCTGTCGGCTGTTGACGATATTTTGAAACACGAAACAGATAATCCGTCCATCGGCATTATGCTCTGTAAAACGAAAGACAAATTGACTGCGGAATACGCGCTGAAAGACATAAACAAGCCTATTGGCGTAAGCGAATATAAATTGTCGGACTTTGTTCCTGCCGAACTTGCAAATACACTGCCAAGCGCGGAAGATATAGAAAAGCGCGTGAAGATGAAATTTGACATTGATGAAGAAGAGGACAAAAAATGAACAAAACCAATAAAAACTTCGACATCATAGTCGTCGGCGGGGGGCTTGCCGGCTCGCAGACAGCGCAAGTTTGCGCTGAAGCGGGGCTTAAAGTTGCGCTTATTGAACGCAAGGAGTTTCCGTCGATGCCTGTTCGTTGCGGGGAGGGGGTGGGGTTTAAGGGAATGAGAGCTTCTATTGGAATTAAACGGGAATGGGTTTTGTCGAGAATTGATAAGGTTAGGTTTATTTCTCCCGATGAAACGGCTGTCGAGCTTAAAAATATCGGTGAAAGTTATTGCATAGACCGCACGATAATGGACAAAGAACTTACCGAAAACGCGCAAAAAAGCGGGGCGCAATATTTTAATAATTGCTATATTAACGATGTCGAAATTGAAGAGAACGGGAAGCTGTTTTCGTATAAATGCGTTGCCGAAAACGGCGATGTTTTTGTCGCTCCTGTTTTGGTTGCCGCCGACGGAGTGGAAAGTTTAATCCGACGAAAAACTTGGTGGAAAGAACCGTTTGCGCCCGAAGATATGGAAAGTTGCGTGTTTGCCAAGATTGAGCATAGTTCGATTGAGGGCGACATAATAGAATTTTACACGGGCGAAAAAATTGCAACGGGCGGCTATTTGTGGGTGTTTGGGCGCGGAAAAAACACGGCGAATGTCGGGCTGGGCGTTTTGGGGGAATATTCAAAACCCGCTTTGGCGAAAGAACTGTTTTACGAATTTGTCAATAAAAAATATCCTAACGCGAAAATTACCGATTTGCATTGCGGAGGCGTTCCCGTGGGAAAATATTTGTCGCCGCTGTCCAAAAACGGGGTTGTTTTGGTGGGCGATACGGCTGGGCAGGTGAACGCGCTTAACGGCGGCGGAATTGCATACGCGCTTTTTGCGGGGAAAATTGCAGGCGAGGCGATTGTAAAGGCGCATAAAAACGGCGTTTTTGATTATAAAAAACTTAAAGTTTACGAAAAAAATTGGCACAAATATTGCGGGAAAAATCAAATTCGCTCTTACGCGCTCAAGACCGCTCTTTTGGGAAGGCGCGATAAATTTTACAACGATGTAGCGGCGGCGCTTAAAGGCGAAAACCCCGATAAATTAAGTTATCTGCGGGTGTTTATGAAAGTTTTCGCCAAAAATCCGAGGTTGTTGTGGAAAGTGTTTTTCTTGTTTAGGTAGCGCACTCACGATTTTCGGTATTTACGTATCATTTTCATTACTTTGACAACGTCTATCGGTTTGCCGATGTGGTCGTCCATTCCGGCTTCCGCGCACTTTTCTATGTCTTCTTTGAAGACGTTTGCCGTCATTGCGATAATCGGGATTTTGTTGCCTGTTTCGCGTATGTTGCGGGTCGCTTCCAAGCCGTCCATAAGAGGCATTTGCATATCCATAAGTATTAATTCGTACTTTTCTGGATTGGCGGCGACCATTTCTACTGCTTCCGCGCCGTTTTCCGCACAGTCGATTTCTACGCCGGTGTCTTCCATTATCGCCAGCAAAACTTCTCTGTTGATTGCCATATCTTCCGCGAGAAGTATGCGACAACCCTTTAGTTCGCCGCTT contains:
- a CDS encoding PDDEXK nuclease domain-containing protein; the encoded protein is FAEIVNDEQKVQTVSALLSWSHNVLLLDKAKTQEENLWYAKQTIENDWSLSALEHHVETKTYHRQAIAEKTTNYDRLLPSPFSELAQETLKSPYIFDFVEKRKGIIEREIENELVANVAKTIMELGTGFAFVGNQYHIEVGNKDYYIDLLFYNTKLRCFVVIELKNTEFMPEYAGKLNFYLSAVDDILKHETDNPSIGIMLCKTKDKLTAEYALKDINKPIGVSEYKLSDFVPAELANTLPSAEDIEKRVKMKFDIDEEEDKK
- a CDS encoding NAD(P)/FAD-dependent oxidoreductase, yielding MNKTNKNFDIIVVGGGLAGSQTAQVCAEAGLKVALIERKEFPSMPVRCGEGVGFKGMRASIGIKREWVLSRIDKVRFISPDETAVELKNIGESYCIDRTIMDKELTENAQKSGAQYFNNCYINDVEIEENGKLFSYKCVAENGDVFVAPVLVAADGVESLIRRKTWWKEPFAPEDMESCVFAKIEHSSIEGDIIEFYTGEKIATGGYLWVFGRGKNTANVGLGVLGEYSKPALAKELFYEFVNKKYPNAKITDLHCGGVPVGKYLSPLSKNGVVLVGDTAGQVNALNGGGIAYALFAGKIAGEAIVKAHKNGVFDYKKLKVYEKNWHKYCGKNQIRSYALKTALLGRRDKFYNDVAAALKGENPDKLSYLRVFMKVFAKNPRLLWKVFFLFR